In the Bicyclus anynana chromosome 6, ilBicAnyn1.1, whole genome shotgun sequence genome, one interval contains:
- the LOC112054138 gene encoding proton channel OtopLc isoform X3 gives MQRCPYIHEMKERLLGAPVDGADRERVQADPLHPLPDPQLNSDGYGSHTSPARAPLVTDECEAPADETDALTPTEAVLRYRACCQPNTKPKNAKTSLFIISSFIYAKLLVVVCIAYVISDVITHNLPLYYYEGFFTYLYGMSILFLLYVFCFLLQESTCCNGSPPKPKPPPKEKKQKKEKEKKTKDKEGKDGKDGKDGKKDGKKDGKNKDKDKKEDNGKDKTKDGKKQSQFQEVYPRKMRDKVRQQQLQMQMAQYYASEQQQDVVELEAGPVARPMRRRKTSQNEHSHGSFFLRIGAIAFGLGTMIYNGLEFGTFFELPLDSPCYLILKGVNPVLQMVFTFMQMYFIFMNSRLNIHRFKVIARFGLMHVVATNICVWIRTLVLESLKEITDYHVKNPQGVAGEGVLGKVIRKHTLRHSGKVFGAVATATTTFATTAATIAKSTGEQILNVITTTAVPTTTPTTTTTSSPYHNIGGGSVTKSKVIDSIKGTIGYDAGLHFGGNYKGAWPNDNPFTTTSTISPTTVEADKVTPTQTAMLEVFQWLYSSTMKPIISTMSTLVTSTSSGSLPERDEWGNIVGTYRVDEPPHLPVNNSTEIFESYDALNPAALIANIDNTTVCGRNPIMGTIVSDSAPYLYPFIIEYSLIGAAVIYVMWKHIGRYPSVANDEDLERRLEAVLSRRAAALAAAQRGNRVDCAGASKGLFCGLLLLVASLICLILFFVLIRHQELKRLSIYLADVSHCALMVLSILAILIGFIRGRKMKWSSNPSSCTEPIRRVQSLKFRSEEQSDLNDILLRVSAFGLFVYAVFSVIAGGMGAFTHEPNLLVMITGCLSVLQVVLQLLFIADVSRRRVHLPEQERSKPARQAVTFLLICNVTMWLIYTFEAQKVLANPVQLDFYGFVAWSLVQRFTLPLCIFHRFHSAVTLAEIWKTSYKARLE, from the exons ATGCAGCGTTGCCCCTACATCCACGAGATGAAGGAGCGGCTGCTGGGCGCGCCAGTGGACGGAGCAGACCGGGAGCGAGTGCAGGCGGACCCCCTCCACCCCCTCCCCGACCCACAG CTGAATTCCGACGGGTACGGATCCCACACGTCGCCGGCGCGCGCGCCGCTCGTCACGGACGAGTGCGAAGCGCCGGCGGACGAGACTGACGCCCTCACACCCACAGAAGCAGTGCTTCGGTATCGCGCCTGCTGTCAACCTAACACCAAACCTAAAAATGCCAA AACATCGCTATTCATCATTTCAAGTTTCATTTATGCGAAACTTCTGGTGGTCGTATGTATTGCGTACGTTATCAGTGATGTGATCACTCATAACCTACCGCTCTACTACTATGAAGGGTTCTTCACATACTTATATGGCATGAGTATATTATTCCTGCTGTATGTCTTCTGCTTTCTTTTACAAG AAAGCACATGCTGCAACGGGAGTCCACCAAAACCGAAACCACCAccaaaagaaaagaaacagaagaaagaaaaagaaaagaagaccAAAGACAAAGAAGGCAAAGATGGTAAAGATGGAAAGGATGGAAAGAAAGATGGCAAGAAAGACGGAAAAAATAAGGACAAAGACAAGAAGGAGGATAATGGAAAAGACAAAACCAAAGATGGCAAAAAGCAAAGTCAATTTCAG GAGGTGTATCCCCGTAAGATGCGTGATAAAGTTCGACAACAACAATTGCAAATGCAAATGGCGCAATATTATGCCTCCGAACAG CAACAAGACGTGGTGGAGCTTGAAGCGGGTCCCGTGGCACGACCTATGCGCCGTCGCAAGACTTCTCAAAATGAACATAGCCATGGCAGCTTTTTTCTGAGAATTGGTGCTATTG CTTTTGGGCTCGGTACTATGATTTACAATGGATTGGAGTTTGGTACTTTCTTTGAGTTACCACTCGACTCACCGTGCTACCTAATTTTGAAAGGCGTGAACCCGGTCCTACAAATGGTTTTTACCTTCAtgcaaatgtattttatattcatgAATTCCCGA ctaaatattCATCGATTTAAAGTGATCGCTCGTTTTGGTTTAATGCACGTTGTTGCTACCAATATTTGCGTATGGATACGGACACTGGTGCTGGAATCTCTGAAGGAAATAACTGATTATCATGTTAAAAATCCTCAAGGAGTTGCCGGGGAAGGTGTACTTGGCa AAGTTATCCGCAAGCATACCTTAAGGCATTCTGGAAAAGTTTTTGGAGCGGTTGCTACTGCGACGACAACGTTTGCCACCACAGCTGCCACTATTGCCAAATCTACTGGAGAGCAGATACTAAATGTAATAACAACAACAGCTGTTCCAACCACTACTCCAACAACCA CGACCACTTCCTCACCATATCATAATATCGGTGGTGGTTCTGTTACTAAATCTAAAGTCATCGACTCGATAAAGGGTACTATAGGGTATGATGCTGGACTACATTTCGGTGGGAATTATAAAGGTGCATGGCCGAACGATAACCCATTTACGACTACTTCCACAATTTCACCAACTACTGTTGAAGCAGACAAAGTAACACCAACACAAACAGCAATGTTGGAAGTATTCCAATGGCTGTATTCATCTACTATGAAACCGATTATAAGTACAATGTCCACTCTGGTGACATCTACTTCATCAGGATCACTGCCAGAAAGAGATGAGTGGGGTAATATTGTCGGAACATACCGTGTAGATGAACCACCACACTTGCCAG TTAACAACTCCACGGAAATTTTCGAGTCTTATGATGCTTTAAATCCGGCTGCATTGATTGCAAATATCGATAATACTACTGTCTGTGGAAGAAATCCAATTATGGGAACAATAGTTTCGGATTCGGCTCCTTATCTCTATCCGTTTATAATCGAATATTCGTTGATCGGAGCAGCTGTAATTTACGTCATGTGGAAGCACATCGGTAGATACCCCAG CGTGGCCAACGACGAAGATCTGGAAAGACGTCTGGAAGCTGTTCTGTCCCGCAGGGCAGCGGCGTTGGCGGCGGCTCAGCGAGGCAACCGTGTAGATTGCGCTGGAGCCTCCAAGGGCCTCTTCTGCGGACTTCTTCTACTCGTCGCGTCTCTCATCTGCTTGATCCTCTTCTTCGTTCTGATAAGACATCAAGAATTGAAACGCTTGTCCATTTACTTGGCTGATGTTTCTCATTGTGCTTTGATGGTGCTGTCCATTTTGGCTATATTGATCGGATTTATTCG TGGTAGAAAAATGAAATGGAGTTCAAACCCTTCCTCCTGTACCGAACCTATTCGCAGGGTGCAATCATTGAAGTTCCGCTCAGAAGAACAATCGGATTTGAATGATATACTGCTACGTGTCTCTGCTTTTGGACTCTTCGTGTATGCCGTGTTCAGTGTCATCGCCGGTGGAATGGGCGCTTTCACTCACGAGCCCAATCTCTTAGTCATGATTACTGGATGCTTGAGTGTTCTTCAG GTAGTTCTGCAGCTACTGTTTATCGCCGATGTGTCCCGTCGCCGCGTCCATCTTCCAGAACAAGAACGCAGCAAGCCCGCTCGCCAGGCCGTTACATTTTTGCTCATTTGCAACGTCACCATGTGGTTGATTTACACGTTCGAAGCTCAAAAAGTCCTTGCTAATCCG gttcAACTTGATTTCTACGGATTCGTCGCCTGGTCACTCGTCCAACGCTTCACTCTCCCGCTTTGCATCTTCCACCGTTTCCACTCGGCTGTCACCCTAGCTGAGATTTGGAAAACCAGCTACAAAGCGCGCCTTGAGTGA
- the LOC112054138 gene encoding proton channel OtopLc isoform X4: MQRCPYIHEMKERLLGAPVDGADRERVQADPLHPLPDPQVGTIVKLNSDGYGSHTSPARAPLVTDECEAPADETDALTPTEAVLRYRACCQPNTKPKNAKTSLFIISSFIYAKLLVVVCIAYVISDVITHNLPLYYYEGFFTYLYGMSILFLLYVFCFLLQESTCCNGSPPKPKPPPKEKKQKKEKEKKTKDKEGKDGKDGKDGKKDGKKDGKNKDKDKKEDNGKDKTKDGKKQSQFQEVYPRKMRDKVRQQQLQMQMAQYYASEQQQDVVELEAGPVARPMRRRKTSQNEHSHGSFFLRIGAIAFGLGTMIYNGLEFGTFFELPLDSPCYLILKGVNPVLQMVFTFMQMYFIFMNSRLNIHRFKVIARFGLMHVVATNICVWIRTLVLESLKEITDYHVKNPQGVAGEGVLGKVIRKHTLRHSGKVFGAVATATTTFATTAATIAKSTGEQILNVITTTAVPTTTPTTTTTSSPYHNIGGGSVTKSKVIDSIKGTIGYDAGLHFGGNYKGAWPNDNPFTTTSTISPTTVEADKVTPTQTAMLEVFQWLYSSTMKPIISTMSTLVTSTSSGSLPERDEWGNIVGTYRVDEPPHLPVNNSTEIFESYDALNPAALIANIDNTTVCGRNPIMGTIVSDSAPYLYPFIIEYSLIGAAVIYVMWKHIGRYPRAAALAAAQRGNRVDCAGASKGLFCGLLLLVASLICLILFFVLIRHQELKRLSIYLADVSHCALMVLSILAILIGFIRGRKMKWSSNPSSCTEPIRRVQSLKFRSEEQSDLNDILLRVSAFGLFVYAVFSVIAGGMGAFTHEPNLLVMITGCLSVLQVVLQLLFIADVSRRRVHLPEQERSKPARQAVTFLLICNVTMWLIYTFEAQKVLANPVQLDFYGFVAWSLVQRFTLPLCIFHRFHSAVTLAEIWKTSYKARLE; encoded by the exons ATGCAGCGTTGCCCCTACATCCACGAGATGAAGGAGCGGCTGCTGGGCGCGCCAGTGGACGGAGCAGACCGGGAGCGAGTGCAGGCGGACCCCCTCCACCCCCTCCCCGACCCACAGGTCGGCACTATCGTCAAA CTGAATTCCGACGGGTACGGATCCCACACGTCGCCGGCGCGCGCGCCGCTCGTCACGGACGAGTGCGAAGCGCCGGCGGACGAGACTGACGCCCTCACACCCACAGAAGCAGTGCTTCGGTATCGCGCCTGCTGTCAACCTAACACCAAACCTAAAAATGCCAA AACATCGCTATTCATCATTTCAAGTTTCATTTATGCGAAACTTCTGGTGGTCGTATGTATTGCGTACGTTATCAGTGATGTGATCACTCATAACCTACCGCTCTACTACTATGAAGGGTTCTTCACATACTTATATGGCATGAGTATATTATTCCTGCTGTATGTCTTCTGCTTTCTTTTACAAG AAAGCACATGCTGCAACGGGAGTCCACCAAAACCGAAACCACCAccaaaagaaaagaaacagaagaaagaaaaagaaaagaagaccAAAGACAAAGAAGGCAAAGATGGTAAAGATGGAAAGGATGGAAAGAAAGATGGCAAGAAAGACGGAAAAAATAAGGACAAAGACAAGAAGGAGGATAATGGAAAAGACAAAACCAAAGATGGCAAAAAGCAAAGTCAATTTCAG GAGGTGTATCCCCGTAAGATGCGTGATAAAGTTCGACAACAACAATTGCAAATGCAAATGGCGCAATATTATGCCTCCGAACAG CAACAAGACGTGGTGGAGCTTGAAGCGGGTCCCGTGGCACGACCTATGCGCCGTCGCAAGACTTCTCAAAATGAACATAGCCATGGCAGCTTTTTTCTGAGAATTGGTGCTATTG CTTTTGGGCTCGGTACTATGATTTACAATGGATTGGAGTTTGGTACTTTCTTTGAGTTACCACTCGACTCACCGTGCTACCTAATTTTGAAAGGCGTGAACCCGGTCCTACAAATGGTTTTTACCTTCAtgcaaatgtattttatattcatgAATTCCCGA ctaaatattCATCGATTTAAAGTGATCGCTCGTTTTGGTTTAATGCACGTTGTTGCTACCAATATTTGCGTATGGATACGGACACTGGTGCTGGAATCTCTGAAGGAAATAACTGATTATCATGTTAAAAATCCTCAAGGAGTTGCCGGGGAAGGTGTACTTGGCa AAGTTATCCGCAAGCATACCTTAAGGCATTCTGGAAAAGTTTTTGGAGCGGTTGCTACTGCGACGACAACGTTTGCCACCACAGCTGCCACTATTGCCAAATCTACTGGAGAGCAGATACTAAATGTAATAACAACAACAGCTGTTCCAACCACTACTCCAACAACCA CGACCACTTCCTCACCATATCATAATATCGGTGGTGGTTCTGTTACTAAATCTAAAGTCATCGACTCGATAAAGGGTACTATAGGGTATGATGCTGGACTACATTTCGGTGGGAATTATAAAGGTGCATGGCCGAACGATAACCCATTTACGACTACTTCCACAATTTCACCAACTACTGTTGAAGCAGACAAAGTAACACCAACACAAACAGCAATGTTGGAAGTATTCCAATGGCTGTATTCATCTACTATGAAACCGATTATAAGTACAATGTCCACTCTGGTGACATCTACTTCATCAGGATCACTGCCAGAAAGAGATGAGTGGGGTAATATTGTCGGAACATACCGTGTAGATGAACCACCACACTTGCCAG TTAACAACTCCACGGAAATTTTCGAGTCTTATGATGCTTTAAATCCGGCTGCATTGATTGCAAATATCGATAATACTACTGTCTGTGGAAGAAATCCAATTATGGGAACAATAGTTTCGGATTCGGCTCCTTATCTCTATCCGTTTATAATCGAATATTCGTTGATCGGAGCAGCTGTAATTTACGTCATGTGGAAGCACATCGGTAGATACCCCAG GGCAGCGGCGTTGGCGGCGGCTCAGCGAGGCAACCGTGTAGATTGCGCTGGAGCCTCCAAGGGCCTCTTCTGCGGACTTCTTCTACTCGTCGCGTCTCTCATCTGCTTGATCCTCTTCTTCGTTCTGATAAGACATCAAGAATTGAAACGCTTGTCCATTTACTTGGCTGATGTTTCTCATTGTGCTTTGATGGTGCTGTCCATTTTGGCTATATTGATCGGATTTATTCG TGGTAGAAAAATGAAATGGAGTTCAAACCCTTCCTCCTGTACCGAACCTATTCGCAGGGTGCAATCATTGAAGTTCCGCTCAGAAGAACAATCGGATTTGAATGATATACTGCTACGTGTCTCTGCTTTTGGACTCTTCGTGTATGCCGTGTTCAGTGTCATCGCCGGTGGAATGGGCGCTTTCACTCACGAGCCCAATCTCTTAGTCATGATTACTGGATGCTTGAGTGTTCTTCAG GTAGTTCTGCAGCTACTGTTTATCGCCGATGTGTCCCGTCGCCGCGTCCATCTTCCAGAACAAGAACGCAGCAAGCCCGCTCGCCAGGCCGTTACATTTTTGCTCATTTGCAACGTCACCATGTGGTTGATTTACACGTTCGAAGCTCAAAAAGTCCTTGCTAATCCG gttcAACTTGATTTCTACGGATTCGTCGCCTGGTCACTCGTCCAACGCTTCACTCTCCCGCTTTGCATCTTCCACCGTTTCCACTCGGCTGTCACCCTAGCTGAGATTTGGAAAACCAGCTACAAAGCGCGCCTTGAGTGA
- the LOC112054138 gene encoding proton channel OtopLc isoform X5: MQRCPYIHEMKERLLGAPVDGADRERVQADPLHPLPDPQVGTIVKLNSDGYGSHTSPARAPLVTDECEAPADETDALTPTEAVLRYRACCQPNTKPKNAKTSLFIISSFIYAKLLVVVCIAYVISDVITHNLPLYYYEGFFTYLYGMSILFLLYVFCFLLQESTCCNGSPPKPKPPPKEKKQKKEKEKKTKDKEGKDGKDGKDGKKDGKKDGKNKDKDKKEDNGKDKTKDGKKQSQFQEVYPRKMRDKVRQQQLQMQMAQYYASEQQQDVVELEAGPVARPMRRRKTSQNEHSHGSFFLRIGAIAFGLGTMIYNGLEFGTFFELPLDSPCYLILKGVNPVLQMVFTFMQMYFIFMNSRLNIHRFKVIARFGLMHVVATNICVWIRTLVLESLKEITDYHVKNPQGVAGEGVLGKVIRKHTLRHSGKVFGAVATATTTFATTAATIAKSTGEQILNVITTTAVPTTTPTTTTTSSPYHNIGGGSVTKSKVIDSIKGTIGYDAGLHFGGNYKGAWPNDNPFTTTSTISPTTVEADKVTPTQTAMLEVFQWLYSSTMKPIISTMSTLVTSTSSGSLPERDEWGNIVGTYRVDEPPHLPVNNSTEIFESYDALNPAALIANIDNTTVCGRNPIMGTIVSDSAPYLYPFIIEYSLIGAAVIYVMWKHIGRYPSVANDEDLERRLEAVLSRRAAALAAAQRGNRVDCAGASKGLFCGLLLLVASLICLILFFVLIRHQELKRLSIYLADVSHCALMVLSILAILIGFIRVQSLKFRSEEQSDLNDILLRVSAFGLFVYAVFSVIAGGMGAFTHEPNLLVMITGCLSVLQVVLQLLFIADVSRRRVHLPEQERSKPARQAVTFLLICNVTMWLIYTFEAQKVLANPVQLDFYGFVAWSLVQRFTLPLCIFHRFHSAVTLAEIWKTSYKARLE, translated from the exons ATGCAGCGTTGCCCCTACATCCACGAGATGAAGGAGCGGCTGCTGGGCGCGCCAGTGGACGGAGCAGACCGGGAGCGAGTGCAGGCGGACCCCCTCCACCCCCTCCCCGACCCACAGGTCGGCACTATCGTCAAA CTGAATTCCGACGGGTACGGATCCCACACGTCGCCGGCGCGCGCGCCGCTCGTCACGGACGAGTGCGAAGCGCCGGCGGACGAGACTGACGCCCTCACACCCACAGAAGCAGTGCTTCGGTATCGCGCCTGCTGTCAACCTAACACCAAACCTAAAAATGCCAA AACATCGCTATTCATCATTTCAAGTTTCATTTATGCGAAACTTCTGGTGGTCGTATGTATTGCGTACGTTATCAGTGATGTGATCACTCATAACCTACCGCTCTACTACTATGAAGGGTTCTTCACATACTTATATGGCATGAGTATATTATTCCTGCTGTATGTCTTCTGCTTTCTTTTACAAG AAAGCACATGCTGCAACGGGAGTCCACCAAAACCGAAACCACCAccaaaagaaaagaaacagaagaaagaaaaagaaaagaagaccAAAGACAAAGAAGGCAAAGATGGTAAAGATGGAAAGGATGGAAAGAAAGATGGCAAGAAAGACGGAAAAAATAAGGACAAAGACAAGAAGGAGGATAATGGAAAAGACAAAACCAAAGATGGCAAAAAGCAAAGTCAATTTCAG GAGGTGTATCCCCGTAAGATGCGTGATAAAGTTCGACAACAACAATTGCAAATGCAAATGGCGCAATATTATGCCTCCGAACAG CAACAAGACGTGGTGGAGCTTGAAGCGGGTCCCGTGGCACGACCTATGCGCCGTCGCAAGACTTCTCAAAATGAACATAGCCATGGCAGCTTTTTTCTGAGAATTGGTGCTATTG CTTTTGGGCTCGGTACTATGATTTACAATGGATTGGAGTTTGGTACTTTCTTTGAGTTACCACTCGACTCACCGTGCTACCTAATTTTGAAAGGCGTGAACCCGGTCCTACAAATGGTTTTTACCTTCAtgcaaatgtattttatattcatgAATTCCCGA ctaaatattCATCGATTTAAAGTGATCGCTCGTTTTGGTTTAATGCACGTTGTTGCTACCAATATTTGCGTATGGATACGGACACTGGTGCTGGAATCTCTGAAGGAAATAACTGATTATCATGTTAAAAATCCTCAAGGAGTTGCCGGGGAAGGTGTACTTGGCa AAGTTATCCGCAAGCATACCTTAAGGCATTCTGGAAAAGTTTTTGGAGCGGTTGCTACTGCGACGACAACGTTTGCCACCACAGCTGCCACTATTGCCAAATCTACTGGAGAGCAGATACTAAATGTAATAACAACAACAGCTGTTCCAACCACTACTCCAACAACCA CGACCACTTCCTCACCATATCATAATATCGGTGGTGGTTCTGTTACTAAATCTAAAGTCATCGACTCGATAAAGGGTACTATAGGGTATGATGCTGGACTACATTTCGGTGGGAATTATAAAGGTGCATGGCCGAACGATAACCCATTTACGACTACTTCCACAATTTCACCAACTACTGTTGAAGCAGACAAAGTAACACCAACACAAACAGCAATGTTGGAAGTATTCCAATGGCTGTATTCATCTACTATGAAACCGATTATAAGTACAATGTCCACTCTGGTGACATCTACTTCATCAGGATCACTGCCAGAAAGAGATGAGTGGGGTAATATTGTCGGAACATACCGTGTAGATGAACCACCACACTTGCCAG TTAACAACTCCACGGAAATTTTCGAGTCTTATGATGCTTTAAATCCGGCTGCATTGATTGCAAATATCGATAATACTACTGTCTGTGGAAGAAATCCAATTATGGGAACAATAGTTTCGGATTCGGCTCCTTATCTCTATCCGTTTATAATCGAATATTCGTTGATCGGAGCAGCTGTAATTTACGTCATGTGGAAGCACATCGGTAGATACCCCAG CGTGGCCAACGACGAAGATCTGGAAAGACGTCTGGAAGCTGTTCTGTCCCGCAGGGCAGCGGCGTTGGCGGCGGCTCAGCGAGGCAACCGTGTAGATTGCGCTGGAGCCTCCAAGGGCCTCTTCTGCGGACTTCTTCTACTCGTCGCGTCTCTCATCTGCTTGATCCTCTTCTTCGTTCTGATAAGACATCAAGAATTGAAACGCTTGTCCATTTACTTGGCTGATGTTTCTCATTGTGCTTTGATGGTGCTGTCCATTTTGGCTATATTGATCGGATTTATTCG GGTGCAATCATTGAAGTTCCGCTCAGAAGAACAATCGGATTTGAATGATATACTGCTACGTGTCTCTGCTTTTGGACTCTTCGTGTATGCCGTGTTCAGTGTCATCGCCGGTGGAATGGGCGCTTTCACTCACGAGCCCAATCTCTTAGTCATGATTACTGGATGCTTGAGTGTTCTTCAG GTAGTTCTGCAGCTACTGTTTATCGCCGATGTGTCCCGTCGCCGCGTCCATCTTCCAGAACAAGAACGCAGCAAGCCCGCTCGCCAGGCCGTTACATTTTTGCTCATTTGCAACGTCACCATGTGGTTGATTTACACGTTCGAAGCTCAAAAAGTCCTTGCTAATCCG gttcAACTTGATTTCTACGGATTCGTCGCCTGGTCACTCGTCCAACGCTTCACTCTCCCGCTTTGCATCTTCCACCGTTTCCACTCGGCTGTCACCCTAGCTGAGATTTGGAAAACCAGCTACAAAGCGCGCCTTGAGTGA
- the LOC112054138 gene encoding proton channel OtopLc isoform X7 — MGKDKHPPTEAEVKVATVELDVVDNMATLPVGQHRQQGSDIAIAEKHNTANKEMELKCVQPKPSKKTSLFIISSFIYAKLLVVVCIAYVISDVITHNLPLYYYEGFFTYLYGMSILFLLYVFCFLLQESTCCNGSPPKPKPPPKEKKQKKEKEKKTKDKEGKDGKDGKDGKKDGKKDGKNKDKDKKEDNGKDKTKDGKKQSQFQEVYPRKMRDKVRQQQLQMQMAQYYASEQQQDVVELEAGPVARPMRRRKTSQNEHSHGSFFLRIGAIAFGLGTMIYNGLEFGTFFELPLDSPCYLILKGVNPVLQMVFTFMQMYFIFMNSRLNIHRFKVIARFGLMHVVATNICVWIRTLVLESLKEITDYHVKNPQGVAGEGVLGKVIRKHTLRHSGKVFGAVATATTTFATTAATIAKSTGEQILNVITTTAVPTTTPTTTTTSSPYHNIGGGSVTKSKVIDSIKGTIGYDAGLHFGGNYKGAWPNDNPFTTTSTISPTTVEADKVTPTQTAMLEVFQWLYSSTMKPIISTMSTLVTSTSSGSLPERDEWGNIVGTYRVDEPPHLPVNNSTEIFESYDALNPAALIANIDNTTVCGRNPIMGTIVSDSAPYLYPFIIEYSLIGAAVIYVMWKHIGRYPSVANDEDLERRLEAVLSRRAAALAAAQRGNRVDCAGASKGLFCGLLLLVASLICLILFFVLIRHQELKRLSIYLADVSHCALMVLSILAILIGFIRGRKMKWSSNPSSCTEPIRRVQSLKFRSEEQSDLNDILLRVSAFGLFVYAVFSVIAGGMGAFTHEPNLLVMITGCLSVLQVVLQLLFIADVSRRRVHLPEQERSKPARQAVTFLLICNVTMWLIYTFEAQKVLANPVQLDFYGFVAWSLVQRFTLPLCIFHRFHSAVTLAEIWKTSYKARLE, encoded by the exons ATGGGCAAAGACAAACATCCGCCCACTGAGGCTGAAGTGAAGGTGGCGACGGTGGAGCTGGATGTGGTGGACAACATGGCGACGCTGCCCGTCGGCCAACACCGCCAGCAGGGCAGCGACATCGCCATCGCCGAAAAGCATAACACCGCTAACAAAGAGATGGAGCTGAAATGCGTTCAACCGAAACCGTCGAAGAA AACATCGCTATTCATCATTTCAAGTTTCATTTATGCGAAACTTCTGGTGGTCGTATGTATTGCGTACGTTATCAGTGATGTGATCACTCATAACCTACCGCTCTACTACTATGAAGGGTTCTTCACATACTTATATGGCATGAGTATATTATTCCTGCTGTATGTCTTCTGCTTTCTTTTACAAG AAAGCACATGCTGCAACGGGAGTCCACCAAAACCGAAACCACCAccaaaagaaaagaaacagaagaaagaaaaagaaaagaagaccAAAGACAAAGAAGGCAAAGATGGTAAAGATGGAAAGGATGGAAAGAAAGATGGCAAGAAAGACGGAAAAAATAAGGACAAAGACAAGAAGGAGGATAATGGAAAAGACAAAACCAAAGATGGCAAAAAGCAAAGTCAATTTCAG GAGGTGTATCCCCGTAAGATGCGTGATAAAGTTCGACAACAACAATTGCAAATGCAAATGGCGCAATATTATGCCTCCGAACAG CAACAAGACGTGGTGGAGCTTGAAGCGGGTCCCGTGGCACGACCTATGCGCCGTCGCAAGACTTCTCAAAATGAACATAGCCATGGCAGCTTTTTTCTGAGAATTGGTGCTATTG CTTTTGGGCTCGGTACTATGATTTACAATGGATTGGAGTTTGGTACTTTCTTTGAGTTACCACTCGACTCACCGTGCTACCTAATTTTGAAAGGCGTGAACCCGGTCCTACAAATGGTTTTTACCTTCAtgcaaatgtattttatattcatgAATTCCCGA ctaaatattCATCGATTTAAAGTGATCGCTCGTTTTGGTTTAATGCACGTTGTTGCTACCAATATTTGCGTATGGATACGGACACTGGTGCTGGAATCTCTGAAGGAAATAACTGATTATCATGTTAAAAATCCTCAAGGAGTTGCCGGGGAAGGTGTACTTGGCa AAGTTATCCGCAAGCATACCTTAAGGCATTCTGGAAAAGTTTTTGGAGCGGTTGCTACTGCGACGACAACGTTTGCCACCACAGCTGCCACTATTGCCAAATCTACTGGAGAGCAGATACTAAATGTAATAACAACAACAGCTGTTCCAACCACTACTCCAACAACCA CGACCACTTCCTCACCATATCATAATATCGGTGGTGGTTCTGTTACTAAATCTAAAGTCATCGACTCGATAAAGGGTACTATAGGGTATGATGCTGGACTACATTTCGGTGGGAATTATAAAGGTGCATGGCCGAACGATAACCCATTTACGACTACTTCCACAATTTCACCAACTACTGTTGAAGCAGACAAAGTAACACCAACACAAACAGCAATGTTGGAAGTATTCCAATGGCTGTATTCATCTACTATGAAACCGATTATAAGTACAATGTCCACTCTGGTGACATCTACTTCATCAGGATCACTGCCAGAAAGAGATGAGTGGGGTAATATTGTCGGAACATACCGTGTAGATGAACCACCACACTTGCCAG TTAACAACTCCACGGAAATTTTCGAGTCTTATGATGCTTTAAATCCGGCTGCATTGATTGCAAATATCGATAATACTACTGTCTGTGGAAGAAATCCAATTATGGGAACAATAGTTTCGGATTCGGCTCCTTATCTCTATCCGTTTATAATCGAATATTCGTTGATCGGAGCAGCTGTAATTTACGTCATGTGGAAGCACATCGGTAGATACCCCAG CGTGGCCAACGACGAAGATCTGGAAAGACGTCTGGAAGCTGTTCTGTCCCGCAGGGCAGCGGCGTTGGCGGCGGCTCAGCGAGGCAACCGTGTAGATTGCGCTGGAGCCTCCAAGGGCCTCTTCTGCGGACTTCTTCTACTCGTCGCGTCTCTCATCTGCTTGATCCTCTTCTTCGTTCTGATAAGACATCAAGAATTGAAACGCTTGTCCATTTACTTGGCTGATGTTTCTCATTGTGCTTTGATGGTGCTGTCCATTTTGGCTATATTGATCGGATTTATTCG TGGTAGAAAAATGAAATGGAGTTCAAACCCTTCCTCCTGTACCGAACCTATTCGCAGGGTGCAATCATTGAAGTTCCGCTCAGAAGAACAATCGGATTTGAATGATATACTGCTACGTGTCTCTGCTTTTGGACTCTTCGTGTATGCCGTGTTCAGTGTCATCGCCGGTGGAATGGGCGCTTTCACTCACGAGCCCAATCTCTTAGTCATGATTACTGGATGCTTGAGTGTTCTTCAG GTAGTTCTGCAGCTACTGTTTATCGCCGATGTGTCCCGTCGCCGCGTCCATCTTCCAGAACAAGAACGCAGCAAGCCCGCTCGCCAGGCCGTTACATTTTTGCTCATTTGCAACGTCACCATGTGGTTGATTTACACGTTCGAAGCTCAAAAAGTCCTTGCTAATCCG gttcAACTTGATTTCTACGGATTCGTCGCCTGGTCACTCGTCCAACGCTTCACTCTCCCGCTTTGCATCTTCCACCGTTTCCACTCGGCTGTCACCCTAGCTGAGATTTGGAAAACCAGCTACAAAGCGCGCCTTGAGTGA